A window from Triticum aestivum cultivar Chinese Spring chromosome 6D, IWGSC CS RefSeq v2.1, whole genome shotgun sequence encodes these proteins:
- the LOC123145016 gene encoding quinone oxidoreductase-like protein 2 homolog, whose amino-acid sequence MEALVVRKLGDPTLPPGGEDSPFAAVSGDRPIPELSSPTSVRVRVAATSLNFATFLQVQGKYQERPLLPYVPGSDYAGVVDAVGPGVRRFRPGDRVCSLASVGSFAEFVVADEKALYAVPDRCDLVAAGALPVAFGTSHLALAHRAQLKAGQVLLVLGAAGGVGVSAVQIGKVCGAIVIAVARGVEKLQYLKSIGADHVIDSSKENAIESAKSFLKASGLKGVDVLYDPVGGKLTQDSLKLLNWGAHILLIGFASGDVPVIRANIALIKNWTIHGLYWGSYLTHRPAVLIDSLNELLSWLSKGLITVKLSHTYRLAEAHLAFADLRDRKAVGKVMIVMGSSAKSRL is encoded by the exons ATGGAGGCGCTCGTGGTGCGGAAGCTCGGCGATCCCACGCTGCCGCCCGGCGGCGAGGACTCGCCGTTTGCGGCGGTCTCGGGTGACCGACCAATTCCGGAGCTGTCCTCGCCGACCTCCGTGCGGGTGCGCGTGGCGGCAACCAGCCTCAATTTCGCGACGTTCCTGCAAGTGCAGGGCAAGTACCAGGAGCGCCCCCTGCTGCCCTACGTCCCGGGGTCCGACTACGCCGGCGTCGTCGACGCCGTCGGCCCCGGCGTGCGCAGATTCCGCCCCGGCGACCGCGTCTGCTCCCTCGCTAGCGTCGGGTCCTTCGCCGAGTTTGTCGTCGCCGACGAGAAGGCACT ATACGCAGTCCCTGATCGATGTGACCTCGTCGCTGCTGGAGCATTACCTGTTGCATTTGGTACATCACATTTGGCCCTTGCCCACAGAGCTCAACTAAAGGCTGGTCAG GTGCTACTTGTACTTGGTGCTGCCGGCGGTGTTGGGGTATCAGCTGTACAGATAGGAAAAGTTTGCGGTGCTATTGTCATTGCAGTTGCCAG GGGAGTTGAGAAATTGCAGTATCTCAAGTCAATAGGAGCCGATCATGTGATTGACTCAAGCAAGGAGAATGCTATTGAGAGTGCCAAGTCCTTTTTAAAGGCTAGTGGTCTCAAAGGTGTCGATGTTTTATATGACCCTGTTGGTGGCAAGCTTACTCAAGATAGCTTGAAACTTCTCAATTGGGGTGCACATATTCTGCTCATTGGATTTGCTAGTGGGGATGTTCCAGTTATTCGAGCCAACATTGCACTTATTAAG AACTGGACAATTCATGGTCTGTACTGGGGAAGCTACTTAACTCACCGGCCAGCAGTACTCATTGACTCACTTAACGAACTCCTGTCATGGCTTTCAAAGGGTTTGATAACAGTTAAACTTTCACACACCTACAGGCTCGCTGAG GCCCATCTCGCTTTTGCTGACTTGAGAGATAGGAAAGCGGTCGGTAAAGTGATGATCGTTATGGGCTCCTCAGCAAAATCAAGACTCTGA